Part of the Vulgatibacter sp. genome is shown below.
ATGCAGGCAGCGAATCCTTCACGCTGCACGTGACCTCATCGCCCCTCGAGCCCGGCGCGTTCACTGGCCACGTCACCGTGGCCAGCAACGACGCGATCGCGCCCCGGCTCGAGATCCCCGTCGCCGGCGACGCGATCGCCACGCCCGGGTGCACGCTGCGGACCGAGCCCTCCTCGGTGATCGATTTCGGCAGCGCCCGCGTCGGCACGCCGGTCGAGGCCGACGTGCTCCTCGAGAACACGGGCACCGACCCTTGCGTCCTGGTGCAGCAACCCTTCGACGACCTCGGCATCTACACGCTCGAGCTGCCGCGGATGATCGACCCCGGCAAGTCGGCCCTCGCCCGTGCCACCTTCGCGCCGCAGCTCCTCGGCGGCAGGGAGGCGCAATTCGCCTTCCGCGTCTCCGATCCCGCGAGGAGCAGCCGCACCCTCTGGCTCTACGGCGTCGCCGAGACGAGCTGCGTCGAGTGGTCGGTGCAGCCCTTCGACATGGGCGCTGCCCGCCTCGGCTGCAGCTCGGAGGTGGAGACGATCCGCGCCACCAACGGCTGCCTCCACGCCGTGCCGGTGGAGGCGATCGAGATCGCCGGCGCCCCCGCGCTCTTCACCGCGACGGCTGGCGCGACCCTGCCGATGCAGCTGGCGCCAGGGGCCTCGCTCGAGGTGCAGCTGCAGCACCACGCACCCCTCGGCCTCGACGGCACCGCTGGTGCGGGGATCTGGCTCCGCAACGGACAGGCGGCGGTCTCGCGCACGCTCCAGGTGCAGAGCACGGCGAACGATGGCGCGGTCGCCGAGCATTTCACCTTCGCGGGCAGGGAACTCGACATCCTCTGGGTGATCGACACCGGGGTGGGCATGGCGGGCGTCCAGGATGCGATCGCCGACCAGCTCGCCCACTTCCTCGCGCCGAACCTCGGCGCGATCGACTGGCGCATGGCCGTCACCCGTGCCGACGGGTCGGGCCAGCTCCACCGCGGGAGCGGCGCCGCTCCCACGTGGCTCGACGACTCGATGAGCGATTTCGCCACCCGCTTCTCCGAGTACGTGCACCAGGGGAGCGCCGGCGCCAGGGCCCTCGGCCTCGAATCGCTCTACCGCGCGCTGCCCCATCTCGCGCCACGGCCCGGCGCGCAGCTCGCGGTGGTCTTCGTGAGCGACGTGGAGGACCAGTCGCCCGAAACCTCCAACTTCTATGCGAACGCGGCAGCATTCGCGGGCTACGAGCGGGTCACCTTCCACGCCATCACCGGTGGCGCCACCGGCTGCGGAAGCGCGGAGCCCGAGAACCACTACAGCGCGATGCTCGGCGGCGAGGGCGGCTGGATGTCGATCTGCTCCACCAGCTGGCAGACCGACTTCGCCGGCCTCGGGGCGGTGGCCTTCGAGCTCCCCGCCTTCCTCCACCTCCGCGATCCGCCGAGCGACGTCGACGCCGACGGGATCGTCGATCTGGAGCTCCTGCACCAGGGGACGGTTCTCGAGCCCACCGACGGCATGGGCACGGTCCAGTGGACGCTCCCCGACCCGCGCCGGATCCGGATCGAGCCGGTGGCAGCGCCTTCGCCCGGCGACCTCCTCGAGGTCCGCTACCAGCTGGAGTGCTTCTGACGGCGCCGGGGACCGCTCTTGCTCTCCGGGGGCGGATCCCTTGACCACCTCGGGGGTGGATGCTTTCCTTCCCGGTCTACCGGTTGATTGACGAATCAAGGAGCGCATCCATGGCCGATCCGACGGTGAAGGAGATCCTCGAGCAGCAGATCCCGCAGCGGCTCGAGACCAACAACAACCTCGCCTCCGACATCGACGCGGTGGTGCACTTCAACATCACCGGCGACGGGGGCGGCACCTGGACCCTCGACACCACCGGCGGCAACCGGAAGGTGGAGCACGGCGCCCACGGCGAGCCGAAGATGGTGATCACCTGCTCCGACCAGGACTTCGTCAAGATCGCCACCAAGCAGCTCAACGCCAACATGGCGGCGATGAGCGGCAAGCTGAAGTTCAAGCCGATGGACATGGGCCTGGCGATGAAGCTGGGCAAGCTGCTCGGCTGACGCTTCCGGGACTTCCCGCGACGGCCCGCCTGCGCATGACGCCGGGCGGGCCGTTTTCGTGCGCACGGAGGCGACGCGATGACGCTGCCCCTCGAAGGCCTGCGGATCCTCGACCTGTCGCGGCTCCTTCCCGGCCCCTATTGCACGCTGCTGCTCGCCGACCTCGGCGCGGCGGTGGTGAAGATCGAGGACCCGCAGGGCGGCGACTACGTGCGGCAGATGCCGCCGCAGCTCGGCGAGGAGGGGAGCGCGCTCTTCCACGCCCTCAACCGCAACAAGAAGAGCGTCGCCCTCGATCTCCGCACGCCAGCAGGGCGCGAGGCGCTCCTCGATCTCGCAGCAGGGGCCGACGTGCTGGTGGAGAGCTTCCGCCCCGGCGTCCTCGACCGCCTCGGCCTCTCGTTCGACACCCTCGTCGAGCGCAACTCCCGGCTCATCCTCTGCTCCATCTCCGGCTTCGGGCAGAGCGGCCCCGACCGCGACCGGGCGGGCCACGACATCGGTTACGCCGCACGCGCGGGGATCCTCGGCTTCGCCGGCGAGCCCCACGGCAGGAGCGAGAGCTGGCCCGGCGTGCAGATCGCCGACGTGGCGGGCGGCTCCCTCTCCGCTGCGGTGGCGATCCTCGCGGCGCTGCGGGAGCGGGATCGCACCGGGCGCGGCCGCCACCTCGACGTGGCGATGACCGACGGCGCCCTCGCGCTCCTCCACCTCCACCTCGCCACCACCTGGGGCGGCGGCGGTCCGCTGCAGCGGGGCACCGGTCCCCTGAACGGCGGCTACCCCTGCTACGGCCTCTACCGCACCAAAGACGATCGGCAGATGGCCCTGGGCGCCCTCGAGCCGAAGTTCTGGCTCGCCTTCTGCGCGGCGGTGGAGCGCGAGGACCTCGGCGTGCGCGGCTACGACCGCGAGGCCCGTGGCGCGGTGGAGGCGCTCTTCGCCTCCCGCCCCTTCGAAGAGTGGCTCGCGCTCGCCCGCGCCACCGACTGCTGCCTCGAGCCGGTGTGGGAGGGGGACGAGGTCGAGGCCGATCCCCACCACCGGGCCCGGGGGCTCTTCTTCGACCTGCCCGATCCGCGCCTGCCCGGTGGCTCGTTGCGTTCGCTGCGCACGCCGGTGCGGATCGGCGAGCCGCCGCTCCAGCCCGCCCCGTTCCTCGGCGCCGACACCCGCGCCGAGCTCGAGGCAGCCGGCGTCTCAGCCGCTACCGTCGACGCGGTGCTGGCGCTGCTGCGGTAGGCGCAGCTCCGGGAGCACGATCCCCACCAGCAGCACGGCGATCCCCACCCACTGCAGCGGGCCCACCCGCTCCCCGAGGATCGCGGTGGAGAGCAGCACCGCGATGGGCAGCTCCGCGGCGCCGAGGATCGAGGCGAGCCCCGGGCCGATCCGCGGCACGCCGAGGTTGAAGCAGACGGTGGGGAGCACCGGGCCGAAGAGGGCGAGGAGCAGGCCGTGCTTCCAGAGGCCTGCGGGCAGCGAGCCGTCGACGAGGAAGCGGGGCGGGAAGACGACGAAGGCGAGGAGCACCGAGCCGCCCACCATCACCAGGCTGCGCAGCCAGGGCTGCACCTGGGCCTCCACCCTGCCGCTGCCGTAGATGAACGCCGTGTAGGAGACGGCGGAGGCGAGGCCGAGGAAGATCCCCCGCAGGCTCGCCGTCCCGCCCGTCTCCTCGAGCAGGCCGCTCGCCAGGGCGGTCCCCGCGAGGAGGAGGCCCACCGCGGCGATGCGCAGCGGGGCAGGGGGCTTCCGGTCCACCACCGCCTCGAGGAGCACGCCCATCCACGTGAACTGGAAGAGGAGCACCACCGCGAGGGAGGCGCTCACGTATAGCAGCGCGGAGTAGTAGAGCACCCCGGTGAGCCCGATGGGCACGCCCACGGCGAGGAGGGGCAGCCACTGCCCGGGCCTCGCGCCACCGCGCCCCCTGGCGAAGATCGCGGCGAGGAGCGCCACGATCCCGAAGCCGAAGAGCATCTGCGAGCCGACCACCTGCTCGACGCCGAAGCCCTCGTCGTAGGCGCGCTTGACGATGGTGGAGA
Proteins encoded:
- a CDS encoding choice-of-anchor D domain-containing protein; the protein is MPATISTGAMRIYRTDFVPTRLAALLLLGLLTACSDPAAEEPAAGCAAHTACDSGLCDTGTGRCLPASTALVPIATPGEETDLLLDFGAVRVGAEARLQLAFRNDAPVALEATLAGLEGPFSAAVTSIVVEPGQEGVLELTYEPAAAGRDETIVTVASHRTNWALELKGRGAAPSLDCPEALDFGFAIGPDTRSRTLRCANDSGLPLVLEAAVTGGGFALTGAETREVEANELFDLEMTFTPVAFGPQAGEIVLREAGGAVLRAIPLTANTRESALLVVDEGCVAFTRTPLGASTEAGIRLRNLATEPLTVRAEVQGSPVFSVPEEITLGVGGTPESEAVLPIHFAPTTRQDHEAVLVLDADGVEQQLCLNGPAGGPRIVCTPSPLELGIHALGLPGSSELTCTNAAAAGASEDVLYVESVTTSGPTLAATIVGGASPTGYAGSESFTLHVTSSPLEPGAFTGHVTVASNDAIAPRLEIPVAGDAIATPGCTLRTEPSSVIDFGSARVGTPVEADVLLENTGTDPCVLVQQPFDDLGIYTLELPRMIDPGKSALARATFAPQLLGGREAQFAFRVSDPARSSRTLWLYGVAETSCVEWSVQPFDMGAARLGCSSEVETIRATNGCLHAVPVEAIEIAGAPALFTATAGATLPMQLAPGASLEVQLQHHAPLGLDGTAGAGIWLRNGQAAVSRTLQVQSTANDGAVAEHFTFAGRELDILWVIDTGVGMAGVQDAIADQLAHFLAPNLGAIDWRMAVTRADGSGQLHRGSGAAPTWLDDSMSDFATRFSEYVHQGSAGARALGLESLYRALPHLAPRPGAQLAVVFVSDVEDQSPETSNFYANAAAFAGYERVTFHAITGGATGCGSAEPENHYSAMLGGEGGWMSICSTSWQTDFAGLGAVAFELPAFLHLRDPPSDVDADGIVDLELLHQGTVLEPTDGMGTVQWTLPDPRRIRIEPVAAPSPGDLLEVRYQLECF
- a CDS encoding SCP2 sterol-binding domain-containing protein → MADPTVKEILEQQIPQRLETNNNLASDIDAVVHFNITGDGGGTWTLDTTGGNRKVEHGAHGEPKMVITCSDQDFVKIATKQLNANMAAMSGKLKFKPMDMGLAMKLGKLLG
- a CDS encoding CaiB/BaiF CoA transferase family protein — protein: MTLPLEGLRILDLSRLLPGPYCTLLLADLGAAVVKIEDPQGGDYVRQMPPQLGEEGSALFHALNRNKKSVALDLRTPAGREALLDLAAGADVLVESFRPGVLDRLGLSFDTLVERNSRLILCSISGFGQSGPDRDRAGHDIGYAARAGILGFAGEPHGRSESWPGVQIADVAGGSLSAAVAILAALRERDRTGRGRHLDVAMTDGALALLHLHLATTWGGGGPLQRGTGPLNGGYPCYGLYRTKDDRQMALGALEPKFWLAFCAAVEREDLGVRGYDREARGAVEALFASRPFEEWLALARATDCCLEPVWEGDEVEADPHHRARGLFFDLPDPRLPGGSLRSLRTPVRIGEPPLQPAPFLGADTRAELEAAGVSAATVDAVLALLR
- a CDS encoding EamA family transporter, with product MVRYVLLVTLGACSYGVLSTIVKRAYDEGFGVEQVVGSQMLFGFGIVALLAAIFARGRGGARPGQWLPLLAVGVPIGLTGVLYYSALLYVSASLAVVLLFQFTWMGVLLEAVVDRKPPAPLRIAAVGLLLAGTALASGLLEETGGTASLRGIFLGLASAVSYTAFIYGSGRVEAQVQPWLRSLVMVGGSVLLAFVVFPPRFLVDGSLPAGLWKHGLLLALFGPVLPTVCFNLGVPRIGPGLASILGAAELPIAVLLSTAILGERVGPLQWVGIAVLLVGIVLPELRLPQQRQHRVDGSG